From Planctomycetia bacterium, a single genomic window includes:
- a CDS encoding dTDP-4-dehydrorhamnose 3,5-epimerase family protein, whose protein sequence is MRFETGSIQGVEFRPLPLRADHRGWLLELYRADELPAGLLPQMAYVSETAPGVARGPHEHREQTDCFAFIGPGDFRVYLWDARHDSPTLGNRIVRTVGESDRQFLLVPPGVVHAYRNISSTPGWVFNSANRLYAGPGRGEPVDEIRHELSSDSPYLLD, encoded by the coding sequence ATGCGCTTCGAAACAGGGTCGATCCAGGGCGTCGAGTTCCGCCCGCTGCCATTGCGCGCCGATCATCGCGGCTGGCTGTTGGAGCTCTATCGCGCCGATGAATTGCCCGCCGGATTGCTGCCACAAATGGCCTATGTCAGCGAAACCGCGCCGGGCGTGGCCCGGGGGCCGCACGAACATCGCGAACAAACCGATTGCTTCGCGTTCATCGGGCCAGGCGACTTTCGCGTCTATCTCTGGGATGCCCGCCACGACTCGCCGACGCTTGGCAATCGCATCGTGCGAACGGTCGGCGAAAGCGATCGCCAATTTCTGCTCGTTCCGCCCGGTGTGGTACATGCCTACCGCAACATCAGCTCAACGCCCGGCTGGGTCTTCAACTCCGCAAATCGCCTTTACGCCGGCCCCGGCCGCGGCGAACCCGTGGATGAAATCCGCCACGAGCTTTCCTCCGATTCGCCGTATTTGCTCGACTAG
- a CDS encoding HlyD family efflux transporter periplasmic adaptor subunit — MTRRCLPFLVLVSLFALGCEPAPDNRFGGYVEAEKIEVGSRVGGRVLEVLVDEGDQVTSGQLLVRFETEELQAELSESQHRAERLGTVWEKLKAGPRKQEIEVARQLLSAAEQGQVNAEATYKRGLEAGVPTLSQQELSDLETACKTATATAEARRQELNLLVEGTRTEDLTIARHELEEAEDRVTKLKSQLDEGEVHAPSDAVVEAIDLEPGDLVPGGTPLATLVRADELWVRCFVPSTLVTFVHVGDKVRVEVDSRPGESFAGEVLRVNRVAEYTPRNVQTFEQRQDQVFGVKVRVRDPEDALRPGMAATVMLDAQATAPQK; from the coding sequence ATGACCCGTCGATGCTTGCCGTTTCTCGTCTTGGTTTCGCTGTTCGCGTTGGGCTGCGAGCCCGCGCCGGACAATCGCTTCGGCGGCTATGTGGAAGCCGAGAAGATCGAAGTCGGCTCGCGCGTTGGCGGCCGCGTGTTGGAGGTGCTGGTGGACGAAGGAGATCAAGTCACCAGCGGGCAGTTGCTGGTCCGCTTCGAGACGGAAGAACTCCAGGCCGAACTTTCCGAGTCCCAACATCGCGCCGAGCGGCTGGGCACCGTGTGGGAGAAATTAAAGGCCGGGCCGCGCAAACAGGAAATCGAAGTCGCGCGCCAGTTGCTGTCGGCCGCCGAACAAGGACAGGTCAACGCCGAGGCGACTTACAAACGCGGTCTGGAGGCCGGCGTGCCGACGCTTTCGCAACAAGAGTTGTCGGACCTGGAAACCGCCTGCAAAACCGCAACTGCCACGGCCGAAGCGCGGCGGCAGGAGTTGAATTTGCTCGTGGAAGGAACCCGTACCGAGGACTTGACGATTGCCCGGCATGAGTTGGAAGAGGCCGAAGATCGCGTGACGAAATTGAAATCGCAGCTCGACGAGGGAGAAGTCCATGCGCCGAGCGACGCTGTCGTCGAGGCGATCGACCTGGAACCTGGGGACCTGGTTCCGGGCGGCACGCCGTTGGCCACGCTGGTTCGCGCCGACGAACTGTGGGTGCGTTGCTTCGTGCCCTCGACGTTGGTGACGTTCGTGCATGTCGGCGACAAGGTGCGCGTGGAGGTCGATTCACGCCCCGGCGAAAGCTTTGCCGGGGAAGTGCTGCGTGTGAATCGCGTGGCCGAATACACGCCGCGCAACGTGCAGACCTTTGAACAACGCCAGGACCAAGTCTTCGGCGTCAAGGTTCGCGTGCGTGATCCTGAGGACGCACTTCGTCCCGGGATGGCAGCGACGGTCATGCTCGATGCGCAAGCCACCGCGCCCCAGAAGTAG
- a CDS encoding DUF4440 domain-containing protein produces MSRNSDSGAAVVVTAIVLLALLLMAVGGGVYVWSVRSQSIAAVAQAERARAEEAVAKLQAERSRVQAGPTQANPTSPKSSATPIDGDEAVRAAVETVLRTQEQAWNDGNLDGFMEHYWKSDALTFSSGGETTRGWTATLNRYQARYPTRETMGRLTLSEFEITPLGDSAALVLGGWQVARDSEPLAGNFSLVTRKIDGRWVVVHDHTSRKTE; encoded by the coding sequence ATGAGCCGCAATTCCGACTCCGGAGCGGCCGTCGTTGTGACGGCAATCGTTTTGTTGGCGCTGCTGCTGATGGCGGTGGGCGGGGGCGTTTATGTTTGGAGCGTCCGTAGCCAAAGCATCGCGGCCGTCGCCCAGGCGGAACGCGCCCGAGCCGAGGAGGCCGTGGCCAAATTGCAGGCCGAACGTTCCCGGGTACAAGCCGGCCCGACGCAAGCGAATCCAACCTCCCCGAAATCTTCGGCGACGCCAATTGACGGCGACGAAGCCGTCCGCGCCGCTGTCGAAACGGTGCTGCGCACTCAAGAGCAAGCGTGGAACGACGGCAACCTGGATGGGTTCATGGAACACTATTGGAAGTCAGACGCCCTGACTTTCAGTTCCGGCGGGGAAACGACGCGGGGATGGACCGCGACGTTGAATCGGTATCAAGCCCGCTACCCAACGCGAGAAACGATGGGACGATTGACCTTGAGCGAATTCGAGATCACGCCGCTCGGCGACTCCGCGGCGCTCGTGCTGGGGGGCTGGCAAGTGGCACGCGACAGCGAACCCTTAGCTGGCAATTTCTCCCTGGTGACGCGCAAAATCGACGGCCGGTGGGTCGTCGTCCACGATCACACGTCGCGTAAAACGGAGTGA